The genomic DNA aaaagttggcttaaagctcaacattcagaaaatgaagatcatggcatctggtcccatcacttcatgggaaatagatggggaaacagtagaaatagtgtcagtctttattttggggtgctccaaaatcactgcagatagtgattgcagccatgaaattaaaagacgcttactccttgtaaggaaagttatgaccaacctagataacatattcaaaaacagagacattactttgccaacaaaggtctgtgtagtcaaggttatggtttttcctgtggtcatgtgtggatgtgagagctggactgtgaagaaagctgagcactgaagaattgatgcttttgaactgtggtgttggagaagacttttgagagtgccttggactgcaaggagatccaaccagtccattctaaaggagatcagtcctgggcgttcattggaaggactgatgctgaagctgaaactccaatactttggccacctcatgcgaagtgttgactcattggaaaagactctgatgctgggagggactgggggcaggaggagaaggggatgacagaggatgagatggctggatggcatcacctactcgatggacatgagtttgagtgaactctgggagttgatgatggacagggaggcctggcgtgcttcgactcatggggtcgcaaagagttggacatgactgagcgactgaactgaactgactaaatgtATCCTGTTGAGACCAGtttctggaaaaaaccttctggctaatcctgttatcttaaaatgtaaattatgggagtgaaTCTAGTAAAGTCTTTACAatctccagacattcttttgattcactgtaataacattaaaaagcatataactccattgctaacactagcgagggtgcactctttctgcccccttctgatgtccctgtcagaagctttctctatttgttttatattttaataaaactttaatacACAAAAACTccgagcaatcaagcctcatctctggccccagattgaattcttctcctttggaggccaagaatcctggcgtttttgtggttcagcaacaacctttcaaaaggaaatgccaaaaaatgctcaaattaccacacaattgcattcatctcatatgctagcaaagtaatgttcacaattctccaaaccaggctcaacaatacatgaactgtgaacttccagatgttcaagatggatttagaaaaggcagaggaaccagagatcaaatttccaacacccactggatcatcaaaaaaacaagagagttccagaaaaatatctacttctgctttattgactatgccaaagcctttgactgtgtgtatcacaacaaactgtggaaaattcttcaagagatgggaataccagaccatctgacctgtctcccgAGAAATCtttatgaaggtcaagaagcaacagttagaacttgacatggaacaacagactggttccaaatagggaaaggactatgtcaaggctgtatttttttCACCCTgctaatttcacttatatgcagagtacatcatgaaaaatgccaggctggatgaagcacaggctggaatcaagattgctgtcagaaatatcagtaacctcagatatgcagatgacaccacccttatggcagaaagcaaagaactaaagagcctcttgatgaaagtgaaagagagtgaaaaagttggcttaaactcaacattcagaaaagtaaatcatggcatcaggtcccgttacttcatggcaaatagatggagaaataatggaaagtgagagacttttatttggggggggggctccaaaatcactgcagatggtgactgcagccatgaaattaaaagacgtttgtttcttggaagaaaagctatgaccaacctagacagcatattataaagcagagatattactttactaacaaaggtccatctagtcaaagctatgttttctccagtagtcatgtatggatgtgagagttgagctataaagaaagctgaatgccaaagaattgatgcccctgaactgtggtgttggagaagactcttaagagttcttggacagcaaggatatccaaccagtgtatcctaaaggaaatcaatcctgaatattcattggaaggactgatgttgaagctgaaaccccaatactctggccacctgatgtgaagaactgactcatttgaaagaccttgatgctaggaaagactgaaggcaggaggagaaggggatgacagaggatgagatggctggatggcatcactgacttaatggacatgagtttgattatactccaggtgttggtgatgaatagggaagtctagcttgctgcagtccatggggtcacaaagagttggatctgactgagtgactgtactgaactgaactaaactgaactgaactgatggttaaaGTGGTCTGTATAGTCAGGAAAATACGACTAtatattttctaaaggaaatttttaactttaaaagtatataattatGAATTTTCAGTTCTGCCATTACTTCAAATCTATATCCTATCAGAGATATGCAGATTTGATCATATATATAAGTTAATTTATGAATCCCCCTACTCATAGTAAAGTTTGCTTTTCCCttcaagattttgtttttataaaactaaGTTAGGAGAACCATAAAACTGGAGATCTGATTTTATGAAATTCAGCCCTGAGTAGCCTCCTGTGGTCAAAATGTTGTTTAGAATTTTTAGTTATATAAAGTCCAAATTGACTGAGACtttcacaaaatgaaacaaatagcTGGATAAAGAAGCAAGTCagattcttctcatttttttttagttgttgttgttgttgttatttgtttgtttgtttgaattttCTTACAGCCTGAACTGACAGTTTAAATAGACTATTTACCTTAAGAAGTTTCTGAGTTGTCTTAGTTCTATGACctacattttataaaaaaagGAATATCTTCTTTATTTAGGAAATTTCCATCTCCACTGAGGCAAGCACCTGGTTAAGTATCTTTTTTACGCGTCATGGCTCCTCTTAACGACACCAACATTGAAGTTCTTAGATTCTTCCTTACTGGGATCCCTGGACTGGAGAAGAGTCACTTCTGGATATCCATCCCTTTCTCATCcgtgttctttctttctctcctgggtAACTTCACCATCCTTTTCTTTATTAAGACAGAGCCAAGCCTCCATGAACCCATGTACTATTTCCTTTCCATGCTATCCATCTCTGACCTAGTGTTGTCCCTGTCGTCCTTACCCACCACTTTGGGACTGTTCCTGTTTGGTGTCCATGGAATTCATGCAGCTGCATGCTTTGCCCAGGAATTCTTTATCCATCTATTCACAGTCACTGAAGCCTCTGTGCTATTGGTAATGGCATTTGACCAGTATGTGGCTATCCACAACCCTCCTAGATACAGCACAATCTTAACCAGCTCCTGAATCATCAAAACAGGGGTCTTGGTGACTTCCAAGAATATTATGTTGATTATTCCACTGCCCTTTCTGTTGCAAAGGCTGACATACTGTCATCAAAACCTGCTCTTACACTCCTACTGTCTCCACCAGGGTGTCATGAAGGTGGCCTGCTCTGACAACGGAGTCAATGTTGTCTatggactctgtgctgccctttCTACTATTTTGGATTTTCTGTTTATTACTTTCTCCTACATGATGATCTTAAAGACAGTACTGGGCATTGCAACCTCCAGAGAGCAGCCTAAGGCCCTCAACACCCACATCTCTCatatctgtgctgtgcttatcTTCTATGTGCCCATGCTGAGTGCAGCCATGCTCCACCAGTTTGCCAGTGATGTGTCTCCTATGATCCACATTCTCATGGCTGATGTTTTCCTACTGGTGCCTCTCCTGATGAATCCCACTGTGTCCTGTGTGAAGACCCATCAAATCTGTGAAAAGGTTAAGGGGAAATTTTGTTCAAAAAGAAGTTTATCAATGCAATAAGAAAGGGAATAAACTTATAAGTGGTAAGTAAATAAACTGAATGTATAGCCAGGGGAAAGCATGATCTAGAGGAATCATCTTGTATTTTATGGTTAGAACTCATAGAGTAAATGGCTTTAATACTGAGTATACTTAGTACCCTTAGTGTCCCTGAGATCTTGAGAAaattactttcattctttttctcagaTTGAACATCTAAAAATTCAAGACTTCAATGATGACTAGAAGCCTCTacttcttgaattttaaaatgcatgccAATAAAATAGGAGAACTTACCTATAACAATGcctatgttaaaagaaaaatatatagtttcCATACTTTCACTTTCCTAGCTAATAAAAGTATACTAGAGGAAATACTgagtgtttcttccttttttaattcaCAATAATGCAGTTTATATATCTAATTCCTGAACTCCAAAGCTCCGTATACATGTGCTCTGATTTAAGAATCTGTGTGCATGTATAGTTAAATGCATGcaacttttttttgtttcttagctcttctttt from Budorcas taxicolor isolate Tak-1 chromosome 15, Takin1.1, whole genome shotgun sequence includes the following:
- the LOC128060792 gene encoding LOW QUALITY PROTEIN: olfactory receptor 51A4-like (The sequence of the model RefSeq protein was modified relative to this genomic sequence to represent the inferred CDS: substituted 1 base at 1 genomic stop codon); amino-acid sequence: MAPLNDTNIEVLRFFLTGIPGLEKSHFWISIPFSSVFFLSLLGNFTILFFIKTEPSLHEPMYYFLSMLSISDLVLSLSSLPTTLGLFLFGVHGIHAAACFAQEFFIHLFTVTEASVLLVMAFDQYVAIHNPPRYSTILTSSXIIKTGVLVTSKNIMLIIPLPFLLQRLTYCHQNLLLHSYCLHQGVMKVACSDNGVNVVYGLCAALSTILDFLFITFSYMMILKTVLGIATSREQPKALNTHISHICAVLIFYVPMLSAAMLHQFASDVSPMIHILMADVFLLVPLLMNPTVSCVKTHQICEKVKGKFCSKRSLSMQ